From Rutidosis leptorrhynchoides isolate AG116_Rl617_1_P2 chromosome 3, CSIRO_AGI_Rlap_v1, whole genome shotgun sequence, a single genomic window includes:
- the LOC139899694 gene encoding uncharacterized protein has protein sequence MASSSTAPAIPTFNGLHYHIWAVKMKTYLKSQGLWKVVETDEDPPALRANPTVAQLRNYEEELLKKDKALTCLHSGLAHQIFTSIMDLDTPKAVWDKIQDTYEGSDRVKAVRLLTLRREFELLKMNDDELVKDYSSRIMDVVKQIRLHGDKISYQKVVEKIMISVPQKFEAKISAIEESCDISMLTVSELASKLQAQEQRVSMRSEEKVEGAFQASFKNNKAGNSRQNTYKRGNYKGNKSSNSRSSSSTSKKGTFPPCKVCQNTNHQEADCWFKDKPKFKCNFCKKFGHIEKYCRTKKNQCQTKELQLANVSEENQEVTEHLFMASHVGYKSRDVAVDEGVYWD, from the coding sequence TATTTGGGCAGTAAAGATGAAGACATATTTGAAGTCTCAAGGTTTATGGAAGGTTGTAGAGACTGATGAAGATCCTCCAGCACTCAGAGCAAACCCAACTGTTGCTCAACTAAGAAATTATGAAGAAGAGTTGCTGAAGAAAGATAAGGCACTTACCTGTTTACATTCAGGACTTGCTCATCAAATTTTTACCTCAATAATGGACTTGGACACACCAAAAGCTGTGTGGGATAAAATCCAAGATACCTATGAAGGTTCTGATAGAGTAAAAGCTGTCAGATTATTGACTCTCAGACGAGAGTTTGAATTGTTGAAAATGAACGATGATGAACTCGTGAAAGATTATTCATCCCGAATAATGGATGTTGTTAAACAAATTAGACTTCATGGTGACAAGATTTCATACCAGAAAGTGGTGGAGAAGATAATGATAAGTGTCCCTCAAAAGTTTGAAGCCAAAATTTCCGCAATAGAAGAATCTTGTGATATTAGCATGCTTACAGTTTCTGAACTAGCCAGTAAGCTTCAAGCACAAGAACAAAGGGTCTCTATGAGATCCGAAGAAAAGGTTGAAGGTGCTTTTCAAGCTTCTTTCAAAAATAACAAGGCTGGGAATTCAAGACAAAACACATATAAGAGAGGAAATTATAAAGGAAATAAAAGTTCAAACTCACGAAGCTCCTCTTCAACATCAAAGAAAGGTACTTTCCCTCCATGTAAAGTTTGTCAAAATACAAATCATCAAGAAGCTGATTGTTGGTTCAAAGATAAACCAAAATTTAAGTGCAATTTTTGCAAAAAGTTTGGACATATTGAGAAATATTGTAGAACAAAGAAAAATCAATGTCAAACAAAAGAACTTCAGTTGGCAAATGTTTCTGAAGAAAATCAGGAAGTAACTGAACACTTGTTCATGGCATCACATGTCGGTTACAAAAGTAGAGATGTGGCTGTTGATGAAGGAGTCTACTGGGATTGA